In Oryza brachyantha chromosome 1, ObraRS2, whole genome shotgun sequence, the following are encoded in one genomic region:
- the LOC121053263 gene encoding septin and tuftelin-interacting protein 1 homolog 1-like translates to MVHRAPDPDQLLDLRETRATETLQREGDEYAAARALERRRVRVRAANMRGCSPSAYDDGREERASPKTQIIRALAALREEDRKGTLTMGALVYEFARLKREFPEAYRTGRLAYKAIRLAAPLLPPLVLPMGVDLEPVNMDSRISIRALGDIVGEDAPLSAKLAYHRLVDDVVRQTLKAWPWRGVRYPEQMLQFLKRWKEDLPPSTMRFILEKIVLPELVASAEDWSPVMWPWWNVPASKWMAPASKWMAPWIAYFGHGRLRSVYKTIAKTLGGTFCEWGVTNVDYHRAAPWKEVMDPESWDEFVLQEYVVPRLRETLRSLKVSARLTWGRSNTFPLVMKWASLVPAKHMVPLLEEEFFGKWRSAIYRLLMGDRPPPEQATAWYEMWRELFTPELLAEERVVVQLESGLDMINRAARGLPITKPEH, encoded by the coding sequence ATGGTCCACAGAGCACCAGATCCGGACCAACTCCTCGACTTAAGGGAGACCCGTGCCACCGAGACTCTGCAGAGGGAGGGCGACGAgtacgccgccgcgcgcgctctGGAACGGCGGCGTGTTAGGGTGCGGGCCGCTAACATGCGCGGGTGCAGCCCATCGGCctacgacgacggccgggaaGAGAGAGCCTCGCCGAAGACGCAGATCATCCGGGCCTTGGCTGCCCTCCGGGAGGAGGACAGGAAGGGCACGCTCACGATGGGTGCCCTGGTCTATGAGTTCGCCCGGCTGAAACGGGAGTTCCCAGAGGCGTACCGGACGGGCCGGCTGGCGTACAAGGCGATCCGGCTcgcggcgccgctgctccctcCGCTGGTGCTCCCAATGGGCGTCGACTTGGAGCCCGTGAACATGGATTCACGCATCTCCATACGAGCGCTCGGCGACATCGTCGGGGAGGACGCGCCACTGTCGGCCAAACTGGCGTACCACCGGCTGGTGGATGACGTCGTGCGGCAGACCCTGAAGGCGTGGCCGTGGCGTGGCGTTCGTTATCCCGAGCAGATGCTCCAGTTCTTGAAGAGGTGGAAAGAGGACCTTCCGCCGTCGACCATGCGCTTCATCCTGGAAAAGATCGTCCTGCCAGAACTCGTGGCCAGCGCGGAGGATTGGTCGCCGGTGATGTGGCCCTGGTGGAATGTGCCGGCGAGCAAATGGATGGCCCCGGCGAGCAAATGGATGGCCCCATGGATTGCCTACTTCGGCCACGGCCGTCTACGGAGCGTGTACAAGACCATAGCTAAGACGCTCGGCGGGACGTTCTGCGAATGGGGCGTGACCAACGTCGACTACCACAGAGCTGCGCCATGGAAGGAGGTGATGGACCCGGAGAGCTGGGACGAATTCGTTCTCCAGGAATACGTGGTGCCTCGCCTGAGGGAGACCCTGCGCAGCCTCAAGGTCTCGGCGAGGTTGACGTGGGGCAGGAGCAACACGTTTCCTCTCGTGATGAAGTGGGCGTCGCTCGTGCCGGCGAAGCACATGGTGCCGCTCCTCGAGGAAGAGTTCTTCGGGAAGTGGAGGAGCGCCATCTACCGGCTGCTGATGGGCGACAGGCCACCGCCGGAGCAGGCGACGGCGTGGTACGAGATGTGGAGGGAGCTCTTCACGCCAGAGCTGCTTGCGGAGGAGCGCGTGGTCGTGCAGCTGGAGAGCGGGCTCGACATGATCAACCGTGCGGCGCGGGGACTGCCGATAACAAAGCCTGAGCATTAG
- the LOC102703637 gene encoding uncharacterized protein LOC102703637 isoform X2: MAANANTQANNQNELSTKGRCISKSHVSRHVGRDLDNISRGLSNKIPVHIAEGNLRPEVPLQAAKLASEGGIILWNHVPIFTHWKHYKSEENEGVVRDFNNKVTSQFTINADANPVKDAFSDLLKKGQRQMRYRLNKKYFNGIPANEVRTTSPLSSMTDSEWKQLVDMWSTLKHKEKCIKKKIAVS; this comes from the exons ATGGCTGCCAATGCTAATACCCAGGCCAACAACCAGAATGAGCTGTCTACTAAAG GTCGATGTATCAGCAAAAGTCACGTGAGCAGACATGTAGGCAGAGATTTGGATAACATTTCAAGAGGGTTAAGCAACAAGATCCCAGTGCACATCGCTGAAGGAAACCTACGGCCAGAGGTGCCTCTGCAAGCTGCAAAACTAGCATCAGAGGGTGGTATTATTCTATGGAACCATGTCCCAATCTTCACTCACTGGAAGCATTATAAGAGTGAAGAAAACGAAGGTGTTGTTAGGGACTTCAACAACAAAGTCACT AGTCAATTCACAATCAACGCAGATGCTAATCCAGTGAAAGATGCATTTTCTGATTTGCTCAAAAAAGGACAGCGGCAGATGAGATACAGgctaaataagaaatatttcAATGGTATACCAGCAAATGAAGTTAGAACAACTTCGCCGCTAAGCTCTATGACTGACAGTGAGTGGAAACAACTCGTGGACATGTGGTCTACCCTAAAGCATAAG gaaaaatgtataaaaaaaaagatagctGTGAGTTAG